The following nucleotide sequence is from Sebaldella sp. S0638.
TAGATAAATCAATATATGAAAAACAAATCTTTTATTATATCAGATTTAATTTACAGACTTTCTTGCACACTCCCGTTCTGTCTTTGGACATATAAAGATAGTAAGGAGATCATATTATAGATAAAAAGGACTAGGTTAGAAAATTTATATTTTCAATACCAGTCCTTTTATTTTTATATTATTTTTATTATAAGTTTTTCATTAACATCGGTAAAAATTTCATCTAATTCATTTCTTGAAATATTTTCTGCAATAATAATATAGTAGTTGTCTATTTCCTCATAAAGTTCCAGTACAGATGATTCTATATTGAAATCTTTGGAAGTTCTTATATAAAATTCATGCTTTAATTCATTGGTATCTACAGTTTTCAAATGACTGTCAGTATCAAAGAAAAAGCTTGAATTAATAACCGAATCAGTAGCAATTTTTACTATATCCGAAATTACAGCAGAAGCAGTAGGTTCCATTCCGGCACCTTTACCATAAAAAAGAGTTTTTCCTGTATAGCTTCCTGTTACTTCAATAGCGTTATAAACATCGTTAACATTAGACAACAGTTTTTCATTTTTTAGAAGAATAGGTTCCGCAGATATTTCCACAAGATTATCTTCATTTATTTTTGAACTTGCAATGAGCTTTATTGAGAAACCAAGTTTTTCAGCTTCAAATATATCCACAAGAGAAATATTTCTTATCCCCTGAAGGTAAACTTCGTTAAAATTTATGTATCCTCCATAGGCAAGCGAAGACAGAATGGCTATTTTATGCCCTGCATCTATACCGTCAACATCATATGAAGGGTCGGCTTCTGCATATCCCATTTCAGCCGCAAGATGAAGAGCTTCCTCGAAATCGAGCTTTTCTTCTTTCATTTTTGTCAGTATATAATTAGAAGTACCGTTCATAATCCCGCGTATTTCAGTAATTCTGTTAGCGATCAGATTTTCTATCATAGGTGTGATA
It contains:
- a CDS encoding homoserine dehydrogenase, with amino-acid sequence MKIGIIGLGTVGEGVLKILALENENIKLKSGANLEVKYACDLNIDREFSFNFDKAILTQDYKKIISDPEIDIVVELIGGETIAKNIIMEALNNKKHVITANKALVAKYGPEILSSAKSNCSLFLYEAAVGGGIPIITPMIENLIANRITEIRGIMNGTSNYILTKMKEEKLDFEEALHLAAEMGYAEADPSYDVDGIDAGHKIAILSSLAYGGYINFNEVYLQGIRNISLVDIFEAEKLGFSIKLIASSKINEDNLVEISAEPILLKNEKLLSNVNDVYNAIEVTGSYTGKTLFYGKGAGMEPTASAVISDIVKIATDSVINSSFFFDTDSHLKTVDTNELKHEFYIRTSKDFNIESSVLELYEEIDNYYIIIAENISRNELDEIFTDVNEKLIIKII